CCGCACGGTGAGATCCGTCAGCGAGTGCTTCGCGAACGCCGTGAGCATGTGGTCGAAGAACGGCACCGAGGTGTCGATGCGGCTCGCGCCGGTACCGTCCAGGTTGAGCTCGACCTCGACGGTGGACTCCGACGTGCGGCGCACGCGGCTCGCGGTGCGTGCGGTGGGCGCGGGGATGGTCATGATGCCGATCCTATCGAGGCCAGGGCGTCCAGGAACGCCGTGGTCTCCGCCTCCGTACCGGCACTCACCCGCAGGTGACCGGGGATGCCGACGTCACGGACGAGCACGCCGCGATCGTAGAGCTGCTGCCAGGTGGCCTGCGGGTCCGCGACGCCGCCGAACAGCACGAAGTTGGACCACGAGAGGTGGGGCGTGTAGCCGAGGGCCTCCAGCGTGGCCGTGATCCGGTCGCGCTGCTCCACGATCTCCTGCACCATCCCGAGCATGACGTCGGCATTGCGGAGCGCGGCGACGGCCGCCGCCTGCGTCAGGGCGCTCAGGTGGTAGGGCAGGCGCACCAGACGCAGCGCGTCGATGAACGCGGGGTCGGCGGCGAGGTAGCCGACGCGGGCACCGGCGAAGGCGAAGGCCTTGCTCATGGTGCGGGAGACCGCCAGCCGCGGCCGGCCCTCCAGCAGAGTCAGTGCAGACGGGGCATCGCGCGGCGCGAACTCCTGATAGGCCTCGTCGACGATCACCACGCCACGGGCGGCGTCGTAGACGGCCTCCACCACGTCGAGCCCCAGCGGCGTGCCCGTCGGATTGTTCGGCGAGCAGAGGATCACGATGTCCGGGTCGGCCGCACGGACCTGCTCCGCCGCCTCCTCCGCGGTGACGGTGTAGTCCGGCTGCCGGGTGCCGGCGATCCACGACGCCCCTGTGCCCTTCGCGATGAGCGGGTACATCGAGTACGTCGGGCCGAAGCCGAATGCCGTGCGGCCCGGACCGCCGAAAGCCTGGAAGATGTGCTGCAGCACCTCGTTGGAGCCGTTTCCCGCCCAGATCTGCTCCGGCGTGAGGCCGTGACCCAGGTAGTCGGCGAAGGCCTCCCGCAGCGTCGTGAACTCACGATCCGGGTACCGGTTCACGTCCCGGATCGCCACGGCGATGTCATCGAGGATGTCGCTGGCGACCTCGTCGGGAACGGGATGCGTGTTCTCGTTCACGTTCAGAGCCACCGGCAGCGGGGCCTGGGGCGCGCCGTACGGGGTGAGTCCGCGCAGATCGTCGCGGAGCGGGAGATCGTTGAGGGAGAAGGTCACCCTTCCCATCTTAAGAGGAGCACGGAGAGCCGAGGTCATCGTGACGACCGGATCGGAAGACTCGGGCTCCGCGTCAGTCGGTGTAGCGGGCCGGGAGCGCGAGCTCCTGACCGACCTGCAGCTCGCCGCCGCGCAGGAGATTCATGCGGCTGATCTCACCGATGACCTCGCGGGGGTCGGCCTCGGGGGCGATGCTGCTCGCGATCGACCAGAGGGTGTCGCCGGGCATGACCGTGACGGTCTCGACGGAGACGGCCGGTGCGTCCGCGCCGGAGGCGATCGCACTGCCCCCGCTGATGGCGGCGAAGGCGATGCCCGCCGCGAGCGGGACCGAGGCGAGCGCGAGCAGAGCGCGGCGACCGCGTGCCGTGATCCGCAGCCGGGTGGCCGGACGGGCCGATGCCGGGAAGGCGGTCGCGGTGCTGAGGCTGATGCTGCTCATGTCTGCTCCTTACTGTCCCGGCGCCGGAGCCCGGGGAGGTTGGCGTAGCTTTCGCATCCGCGCCTCGGCCGGGAGCCGTGGATGCGAAGCTACGTTCCGAAGATATCTTCGAGTTCGAACATCTGTCAAGCTGTCTTCGAAACCGCGGCCCGCGAATCGCCCGACACGCTCGAACAGATCTTCCAGATCCGCGCTTTTCTCGGATACGGTTTCGATAAGGACACCCCACCACGGGCCACCGACATTCGAAGCGGCACGTCGGATCACGCAGTGAAGGAGCACCATGAGCGACACCTCAGCCCTCGAGTCCGAGGCGCCGCGCACCCGCCGTCGCAAGAGCCTCAGCCCGAAGCAGATGGCGATCCTCGAGGTCATCCAGACCTCCATCGCACAGAACGGCTACCCGCCGAGCATGCGCGAGATCGGCGATGCCGTCGGACTCAAGTCGCTGTCCAGCGTCACGCACCAGCTCGGTCAGCTCGAGCTCAGCGGCTACCTGCGGCGCGACCCGGGCAAGACGCGCGCCATGGAGGTCCTCATCGACCTCCCCGGCACCGGTGCGGAGAACCCCGCGGATGTGGCGACCCCGGTCGGCGACGCCGCCCTGGTCCCGCTGGTCGGCCGCATCGCCGCCGGCGTGCCCATCACCGCCGATCAGCAGGTGGAGGAGATCTTCCCGCTCCCCCGGCAGCTCGTCGGCAAGGGCGACCTCTTCATGCTCAAGGTCTCCGGCGAGTCGATGATCGACGCCGCGATCTGCGACGGGGACTGGGTCGTGGTCCGGTCGCAGAACACCGCGGAGAACGGCGAGATCGTCGCCGCCATGCTCGACGGCGAGGCCACCGTCAAGGTGCTTCGTCGTCGCGACGGCCACACCTGGCTGCTCCCCCGCAACTCCGCGTTCGAGCCGATCCTGGGCGACGAAGCCGTCGTGCTCGGCAAGGTCGTCGCGGTCATGCGCGCCGTCTGAGACACACGACGAAGGCCCTCCCGGTGCACCGGGAGGGCCTTCGTCGTTTCGCTGAGCAGGAGTGTCAGGCGGTGACCACCACGTCCTCGCGCACCCGGCGGGTGGCCTCGACGATGTTCCGCAGCGATGCCGTGGTCTCGGCGTAGCCGCGGGTCTTCAGGCCGCAGTCCGGGTTCACCCAGAGCTGACGGAGCGGGATCTCCTCGACCGCGCGACGCAGCAGGGACTCGACCTCCTCGACCGTCGGCACACGCGGCGAGTGGATGTCGTAGACACCGGGGCCGATGCCGTGGTCGAAGCCGACCTCGGCGATGTCCGCGACGACCTCCATGCGGCTGCGGGCCGCCTCGATCGACGTCACGTCGGCGTCGAGCGCACGGATCGCGTCGATCACGACGCCGAACTCCGAGTAACAGAGGTGGGTGTGCACCTGCGTGGCCGCCGCGGCACCGCCCGTCGCCAGACGGAACGAGGCGACGGACCAGTCCAGGTACGCGGGCTGGTCGGTCTGCTTCAGCGGCAGCAGCTCGCGCAGCGCCGGCTCGTCGACCTGGATCACCTGGATGCCCGCGGCCTCCAGATCGGCGATTTCGTCGCGGAGGGCGAGCGCGACCTGGTTCGCGGTCTCCCCCAGAGGCTGGTCGTCGCGGACGAAGGACCACGCGAGGATGGTGACCGGCCCCGTGAGCATGCCCTTCATGTGCTTCGCGGTGAGCGACTGGGCGTATGCCGACCAGGCGACCGTGATGGGCGCCGGGCGGGAGACATCGCCCCAGAGGATCGACGGACGCGTGGCTCGCGAGCCGTACGACTGCACCCAGCCGTGCTGCGTGACCGCGAAGCCGTCGAGGTGCTCGGCGAAGTACTGCACCATGTCGTTCCGCTCGGGTTCGCCGTGCACGAGGACGTCGAGGCCGAGGTCCTCCTGCAGCGAGACGACCGCGGCGACCTCACGGCGGAGGAACTCCTCGTAGTCGTCCTCGGGGATCTCGCCGCGGAGGAACTGCGCGCGTGCGCGGCGGATGTCGCCGGTCTGCGGGAAGGAACCGATCGTCGTCAGGGGCAGCACCGGCAGGCCGAGGACATTCTGCGCCTCTTCCCGCTCCGCGTACGGAGCACGGGCGAAGTCGGCGTCGGTCAGCGCACGGGAACGCACCGCACCGTCGCGCACGCCGGGAGCGCTCAGGCGATCCTGCAGCGCAGCGGTCGCGGCGTCCAGCTCGGTCGCGATCGCCGTGCGCCCTTCGGACAGACCGCGGGCGAGGGTCACGACCTGCTGCACCTTCTGGTCCGCGAACGCGAGCCAGGACACCAGGCGCTCGTCGAGCGCGGTCTCGTCCTGCACGTCGTGCGGCACGTGCAGCAGCGAGGTCGAGGTGGCCGCGGACACCGGAGCACCGAGCGCGCGGAGCGCCGCCAGGGAGTCGAACGCCGCGGAGAGGTCGCCACGCCAGATGTTGTGACCGTCGATCACACCGCCGACGAGGGTCTTGCCCTCGAGGCCAGGCACCGCCTCCGGGATGGCACCGCGCACGAGGTCGACGGCGATCGCCTCGATGGGGGCCGCGGCCACGGTCCCGAACGTCTCGCCGAGGCTCGCATACAGGGCCGCGACGAGGATCGAGGGACGTTCCTCGGCGCTGCCCAGCACCGCGAGCGCGCGCTCCGCCGCCGAGGCGAGCTGGGCGGTCGTGGCCGGCAGCGACTCGCTGACGAGCGCGGGCTCGTCGAGCTGCACCCACTCGGCACCCGCGGCGCGCAGGCGGACGAGCAGATCGACGTAGACCGGCAGCACGTCCTCCAGACGCGAGAGCGGCTCGAAGCCCTCCGGCGCGTCGTCCGACGCCTTCGCGAGCGCCAGCAGCGTGACCGGTCCGACGACCACGGGACGCGTGACGAATCCGGCGGCCGCGGCCTCGGCGACCTCGCGCACCAGCCGGTCGCTGGCGAGGGAGAACGCCGTCTCCGGGCCGATCTCCGGCACGAGGTAGTGGTAGTTCGAATCGAACCACTTCGTCATCTCCAGCGGCGCGCGCTCCCCCTCGCCGCGGGCGACGGTGAACAGTGCGGAGAGTCCGATCGTCCCGTCCGCCTCCCGCAGGTCGTCGAAGCGCGCGGGGATGGCGCCGACCGTGGCGGCGGCATCGAGCACCTGGTCGTAGAACGAGAAGGACTCCGGGATCGACGAGTCCGTGCGACCGAGGCCGAGGGCGGCCAGGCGTTCACGGGTCGCCGCGCGCAGGTCCGCTGCCGTCCGCTCCAGCTCCTGCTCGTCGATGCGGCCCGCCCAGAACGCCTCGACGGCCTTCTTGAGCTCGCGGCGGCGGCCGATGCGGGGATAGCCGAGGATGGTGCCCTCGGGGAATGCGGTCATGGTGTTTCCTTTCGGCGGGGACTAGTGCCGGAGCGCCGGGACGATGCCGGCTTCGGCGAGGACGGTCAGGACGGTCTCGTGCTGGTTGAAGGCGTACAGGTGGACGCCGGGGGCGCCGCCGGCGACGACGTCGGCGGCGAGGCGCGCGGCCCACGAGATCCCGATCTCCCGGCGCCCCTCGGCGGTGGGCTCGACGTCGAGGGCGACCGAGAGTTCACTCGGCAGGTCCTCCCCCGTGAGCTCCAGCACCCGGGCCAGCCGGGCAGGTGAGGTGATCGGCATGATGCCGGGAAGGATCGGGATGGTGACGCCGCCCGCTCGAGCTCGCTCCACGAAGGCGAGGTAGTCGTCCGGGTGGAAGAAGAGCTGGGTGATGGCGAAGGTCGCCCCCGCCGCCTGCTTGGCGAGCAGAGCCTCCACGTCCTGGGTGCGGTGCGTGGCCCGCGGGTGCCCCTTCGGGAAGGCCGCGACCGCGATGTCGACCTTCTGCCGGGGGGCCACCAGCGCGGCTCCGGGAAGGCCGGGGACCGGGGACTCCTGGTACGGAGCACGTTCGGCCTGGACGCGATCGATGAGCTGCACGAGCTGAGCCGCGCTCTCCAGGTCTCCGAGGAAGGGCTCCGTCCGGCCCGCGGGCGGATCGCCGCGGAGGGCGAGGAAGCGGAGGATCCCGGCGTCGAGGAACTCCCGGATGAGCGCCGTGGCCCCGGCATAGGTGTTGCCGACGCACGTGAGATGGGCGAGGGGCTCGACGTCGGTGTGCTCGCGGATGAACCGCAGCACGTCGAGCGAGCGTCCCCCGGTCGAGCCGCCGGCGCCATAGGTCACCGAGAGGAACGCGGGCCCGGCCGCGGCGAGGTGACGGACGGTCTCGTGCAGCGCCTCCTGGCTCGACTCCGAGCGGGGCGGATACAGCTCGAAGGAGAACGGCACGCGGGAGGCGTGGGAGGCATCGAACGGGGAAGACATCTTCTCTCCAGGGGACAGGGGCCGGGGTCCGCGCACGACGAAGAGCACGTCGTTCGCGGGCGGGTGCCGGGCTCGGCTGTCGCTCCACGTCCGGGATCAACCGGGCGTTTCCAGAAACCTAGAACAC
This genomic stretch from Microbacterium sp. Nx66 harbors:
- a CDS encoding histidinol-phosphate transaminase → MGRVTFSLNDLPLRDDLRGLTPYGAPQAPLPVALNVNENTHPVPDEVASDILDDIAVAIRDVNRYPDREFTTLREAFADYLGHGLTPEQIWAGNGSNEVLQHIFQAFGGPGRTAFGFGPTYSMYPLIAKGTGASWIAGTRQPDYTVTAEEAAEQVRAADPDIVILCSPNNPTGTPLGLDVVEAVYDAARGVVIVDEAYQEFAPRDAPSALTLLEGRPRLAVSRTMSKAFAFAGARVGYLAADPAFIDALRLVRLPYHLSALTQAAAVAALRNADVMLGMVQEIVEQRDRITATLEALGYTPHLSWSNFVLFGGVADPQATWQQLYDRGVLVRDVGIPGHLRVSAGTEAETTAFLDALASIGSAS
- a CDS encoding LysM peptidoglycan-binding domain-containing protein, whose protein sequence is MSSISLSTATAFPASARPATRLRITARGRRALLALASVPLAAGIAFAAISGGSAIASGADAPAVSVETVTVMPGDTLWSIASSIAPEADPREVIGEISRMNLLRGGELQVGQELALPARYTD
- the lexA gene encoding transcriptional repressor LexA yields the protein MSDTSALESEAPRTRRRKSLSPKQMAILEVIQTSIAQNGYPPSMREIGDAVGLKSLSSVTHQLGQLELSGYLRRDPGKTRAMEVLIDLPGTGAENPADVATPVGDAALVPLVGRIAAGVPITADQQVEEIFPLPRQLVGKGDLFMLKVSGESMIDAAICDGDWVVVRSQNTAENGEIVAAMLDGEATVKVLRRRDGHTWLLPRNSAFEPILGDEAVVLGKVVAVMRAV
- the metE gene encoding 5-methyltetrahydropteroyltriglutamate--homocysteine S-methyltransferase; translation: MTAFPEGTILGYPRIGRRRELKKAVEAFWAGRIDEQELERTAADLRAATRERLAALGLGRTDSSIPESFSFYDQVLDAAATVGAIPARFDDLREADGTIGLSALFTVARGEGERAPLEMTKWFDSNYHYLVPEIGPETAFSLASDRLVREVAEAAAAGFVTRPVVVGPVTLLALAKASDDAPEGFEPLSRLEDVLPVYVDLLVRLRAAGAEWVQLDEPALVSESLPATTAQLASAAERALAVLGSAEERPSILVAALYASLGETFGTVAAAPIEAIAVDLVRGAIPEAVPGLEGKTLVGGVIDGHNIWRGDLSAAFDSLAALRALGAPVSAATSTSLLHVPHDVQDETALDERLVSWLAFADQKVQQVVTLARGLSEGRTAIATELDAATAALQDRLSAPGVRDGAVRSRALTDADFARAPYAEREEAQNVLGLPVLPLTTIGSFPQTGDIRRARAQFLRGEIPEDDYEEFLRREVAAVVSLQEDLGLDVLVHGEPERNDMVQYFAEHLDGFAVTQHGWVQSYGSRATRPSILWGDVSRPAPITVAWSAYAQSLTAKHMKGMLTGPVTILAWSFVRDDQPLGETANQVALALRDEIADLEAAGIQVIQVDEPALRELLPLKQTDQPAYLDWSVASFRLATGGAAAATQVHTHLCYSEFGVVIDAIRALDADVTSIEAARSRMEVVADIAEVGFDHGIGPGVYDIHSPRVPTVEEVESLLRRAVEEIPLRQLWVNPDCGLKTRGYAETTASLRNIVEATRRVREDVVVTA
- a CDS encoding methylenetetrahydrofolate reductase, with the translated sequence MSSPFDASHASRVPFSFELYPPRSESSQEALHETVRHLAAAGPAFLSVTYGAGGSTGGRSLDVLRFIREHTDVEPLAHLTCVGNTYAGATALIREFLDAGILRFLALRGDPPAGRTEPFLGDLESAAQLVQLIDRVQAERAPYQESPVPGLPGAALVAPRQKVDIAVAAFPKGHPRATHRTQDVEALLAKQAAGATFAITQLFFHPDDYLAFVERARAGGVTIPILPGIMPITSPARLARVLELTGEDLPSELSVALDVEPTAEGRREIGISWAARLAADVVAGGAPGVHLYAFNQHETVLTVLAEAGIVPALRH